From a single Bacillus pseudomycoides DSM 12442 genomic region:
- a CDS encoding ABC transporter ATP-binding protein: MKNLLETRNLCVSFGEHHVIKDVNLMIPKGKLISIIGPNGAGKTTLFNLLSGQISPTKGEIYFKERDITKLSIPERTRLGMGRSFQLTNIFPELPVIENVRLSVQSFVQDYYSFFPNFSRFKQQMGEARRLLKTVLLHEKEEVLAKDLAHGEKRKLELAMLLALRTDVLLLDEPTAGISVEEVPAILQVIENIKKNRENTIVLIEHKMDMVLHVSDHLIVLFHGELLAEGLPEEIMKDERVQTAYLGGLYGDTIKSG; encoded by the coding sequence GTGAAGAACTTGTTAGAGACTAGAAATCTTTGTGTCTCATTTGGAGAACATCATGTCATTAAAGACGTAAATTTGATGATACCAAAAGGAAAACTTATTTCTATTATTGGACCCAACGGAGCAGGGAAGACAACTCTATTTAACTTGTTAAGTGGACAGATTTCTCCAACAAAAGGTGAGATTTATTTTAAAGAACGTGACATTACAAAGTTATCGATTCCAGAGCGAACCCGCCTTGGTATGGGACGCTCTTTCCAGCTTACAAATATTTTTCCGGAATTACCAGTGATTGAAAATGTACGCTTAAGTGTACAGTCGTTTGTTCAAGATTATTATAGTTTTTTTCCAAACTTCTCACGATTCAAGCAGCAGATGGGAGAGGCGAGACGTCTTTTGAAGACAGTATTGCTTCACGAAAAAGAAGAAGTGCTAGCGAAAGATTTAGCGCATGGGGAAAAGAGAAAATTAGAACTGGCCATGCTGCTAGCGCTCAGAACAGATGTATTGCTACTTGATGAACCAACAGCGGGTATCTCTGTTGAGGAAGTCCCAGCTATTCTTCAAGTGATAGAGAATATAAAGAAAAATCGTGAGAATACAATTGTACTTATTGAACACAAAATGGATATGGTTCTACATGTATCAGATCATTTAATTGTACTATTTCATGGCGAGTTATTGGCCGAAGGGTTACCAGAAGAGATTATGAAGGATGAACGTGTACAAACGGCATACTTAGGGGGATTATACGGTGACACTATTAAAAGTGGATAA
- a CDS encoding branched-chain amino acid ABC transporter permease: MNNTFNRAGIYFGLVVLICLSVFPFVNDSRSLLILFTQVFIFAIFAMSFDILLGYTGIVSFGHCMFFGIGAYCVALLLDRQEVSIASFLIGIGIAVVLSTIISYIIGMLSLRLKSHFYAMLTLAISQLFFVLAEKWRSFTHGGDGFTFRVPDMFRDRFTFYYITLICLVVIFLLLRLFTQSSIGKVLKAISQNEQRVEALGYKILHYKIIASIVAGVVAALSGGLFVITLRFVNTTVFSIEMTLNALLMTMIGGVGTLVGAIAGAGIIEFLKYYLSELAAQYPIFERWTIFLGLLYIIVLLGFPTGLTGTVKKIRSITKKKGAEKSKEVEHST; this comes from the coding sequence GTGAATAATACATTTAATCGGGCCGGGATATATTTTGGGCTAGTTGTATTGATTTGTTTAAGTGTATTCCCTTTCGTAAATGATTCACGGAGCTTACTCATTTTGTTTACACAAGTTTTCATCTTTGCTATATTTGCAATGAGTTTTGATATTCTTCTTGGATATACAGGAATTGTTTCATTCGGTCATTGCATGTTTTTTGGAATAGGTGCTTATTGTGTTGCACTCTTACTAGATCGACAAGAGGTTTCTATAGCAAGCTTTTTAATCGGTATTGGGATAGCTGTTGTACTATCAACGATAATCAGTTATATAATCGGTATGCTTTCTTTACGATTAAAAAGTCATTTTTATGCAATGTTAACACTTGCGATTTCCCAACTATTCTTTGTACTTGCTGAAAAATGGCGGTCTTTCACACATGGAGGAGATGGCTTTACATTCCGTGTACCTGATATGTTTCGTGACCGTTTCACATTTTACTATATTACACTCATATGTCTAGTCGTCATCTTTCTATTGCTTCGCTTATTTACACAATCTTCTATTGGAAAAGTGTTAAAGGCAATTTCGCAAAATGAGCAACGTGTAGAAGCACTTGGATATAAAATTCTCCACTATAAAATTATTGCGAGCATAGTTGCGGGAGTAGTAGCAGCGCTTAGCGGTGGTTTATTTGTTATCACATTACGCTTTGTAAATACAACTGTTTTTTCAATTGAAATGACTTTAAATGCTCTGTTAATGACAATGATTGGGGGAGTTGGCACATTAGTTGGAGCAATCGCTGGCGCAGGGATTATTGAGTTTTTAAAGTATTATTTATCAGAACTTGCAGCGCAGTATCCAATCTTTGAGAGATGGACGATCTTTCTTGGGTTACTATATATTATTGTGTTATTAGGTTTCCCAACAGGGTTAACTGGTACGGTTAAAAAAATAAGAAGTATAACAAAAAAGAAGGGGGCAGAGAAAAGTAAGGAAGTTGAGCATAGTACATGA
- a CDS encoding spore germination protein: protein MKNYVLTVGSMKECDVVEGTISESLTGYTVLLIDGMGEILLLETQLWKSRSVNS, encoded by the coding sequence TTGAAAAACTATGTACTAACAGTAGGTAGCATGAAAGAGTGTGATGTAGTAGAAGGTACGATTTCTGAATCGTTAACAGGTTATACCGTATTACTAATAGATGGAATGGGAGAAATACTACTATTAGAAACACAATTATGGAAATCAAGGAGTGTTAACAGCTAG
- a CDS encoding ABC transporter ATP-binding protein encodes MTLLKVDNIETYLDQFHILQGVSFMVEKGTITVLFGRNGAGKTTTLRSIMGFNRISNGEIYYCDEKVNGLSTHLISRKGMGYVPENQGIFHDLTVEETFALAGVKKGIEYAEKVEWMLDLFPDLKQYWNKKSGLLSGGQKQMLAISRAFINSDGLLLIDEPSKGLAPIMIEKLMSAILKMKEKTTVLLVEQNFMMASQIGDYFYIMDNGKIVHNGPMNELKEDKETCHKYLGIS; translated from the coding sequence GTGACACTATTAAAAGTGGATAATATAGAAACGTATTTGGATCAGTTTCATATTTTGCAAGGCGTTTCTTTTATGGTTGAGAAAGGAACAATCACCGTATTGTTCGGAAGAAATGGGGCTGGAAAAACAACGACTTTACGTTCAATTATGGGGTTTAATCGGATTTCTAATGGAGAAATTTATTATTGTGATGAGAAAGTAAATGGTTTATCTACTCATCTGATTTCGCGAAAAGGAATGGGCTATGTGCCAGAGAATCAAGGGATCTTTCATGATTTAACGGTAGAAGAAACATTTGCTCTCGCTGGAGTAAAGAAAGGGATAGAATATGCAGAAAAGGTAGAATGGATGCTCGATTTATTTCCAGATTTAAAACAATATTGGAATAAAAAAAGTGGGCTGTTGAGCGGAGGACAAAAGCAAATGCTGGCGATTTCAAGAGCGTTCATTAATAGTGATGGATTGCTATTAATTGATGAGCCAAGTAAAGGATTAGCGCCGATTATGATTGAAAAGTTAATGTCGGCTATTTTGAAAATGAAAGAGAAAACGACTGTTTTGCTTGTAGAACAAAACTTTATGATGGCAAGCCAGATAGGTGATTATTTTTACATCATGGACAATGGAAAAATCGTGCATAACGGTCCAATGAATGAACTGAAAGAAGATAAGGAAACATGTCATAAGTATCTGGGGATTTCTTAA
- a CDS encoding substrate-binding domain-containing protein, whose protein sequence is MSAKKRKWLKMVFTGCILGSLLVTAGCSGEKASTDDEKTIKVGVLASLTGPLESYGKQTVNGFELGLDYATGGTGKVDGKKIKFVVEDTETKADVAVKKATKLLEEDKVDFLVGSSSSSDTLAVLPLAEEYEKIMVVEPAVADSITGKNWNKYIFRTGRNSSQDAIAGAASIAKKDVKIATLAPDNAFGREGIAAFKAGAKKLGANIVNEQYADTNSTDFTANIQNIISSKPDYLFVVWAGANSPWKQLKDMNVEAQGIKISTGAPDIPALKTMDALVGMQGFSVYYHTLPKNKVNEWLVEEHKKRFNGTVPDLFTAGGMSAAISIVEGLKKTKGDTDVDTLIKKMEGMEFETPKGKMKFREKDHQALQALYSVTLQKQEGVDYPVPVLERELTMKETEPPIQNK, encoded by the coding sequence ATGTCAGCAAAAAAACGTAAGTGGCTAAAAATGGTGTTTACGGGATGTATTCTTGGTTCATTATTAGTAACAGCAGGATGTTCAGGGGAAAAAGCAAGTACAGATGATGAGAAGACGATTAAAGTAGGTGTTCTTGCTTCGTTAACAGGACCGCTTGAATCATATGGGAAACAAACGGTAAACGGGTTTGAACTAGGGCTAGATTACGCAACAGGCGGAACAGGGAAAGTAGATGGGAAGAAGATTAAGTTTGTTGTAGAAGATACGGAAACAAAAGCGGATGTAGCAGTTAAAAAAGCTACGAAACTATTAGAGGAAGACAAGGTTGATTTTCTTGTTGGATCTTCGAGTTCAAGTGATACATTAGCAGTGTTACCACTAGCGGAAGAATATGAAAAAATAATGGTTGTTGAACCTGCAGTTGCAGATAGTATTACGGGGAAGAACTGGAATAAATATATTTTTAGAACAGGCAGAAATTCATCTCAAGATGCAATTGCTGGTGCTGCATCCATCGCTAAGAAAGATGTAAAGATTGCAACACTTGCTCCAGATAACGCCTTTGGTCGTGAAGGAATTGCTGCATTTAAAGCGGGAGCGAAGAAGCTAGGGGCGAATATTGTAAATGAACAATATGCTGATACGAATTCTACTGATTTTACTGCAAATATTCAAAACATCATTAGTTCAAAACCAGATTATTTATTTGTTGTTTGGGCTGGTGCGAATTCACCATGGAAGCAATTAAAAGATATGAATGTAGAAGCGCAAGGGATTAAGATTTCAACGGGGGCACCGGATATACCAGCATTAAAGACGATGGATGCATTAGTGGGCATGCAAGGATTTTCAGTATATTATCATACACTTCCGAAAAATAAAGTGAACGAGTGGCTAGTGGAAGAACATAAGAAACGTTTCAATGGAACAGTTCCAGATTTGTTTACAGCTGGAGGAATGTCAGCAGCAATTTCCATCGTTGAAGGATTAAAGAAAACAAAAGGCGATACAGATGTTGATACGCTTATTAAGAAAATGGAAGGAATGGAATTTGAAACACCAAAAGGAAAAATGAAATTTAGAGAGAAAGACCACCAAGCTTTGCAAGCGCTTTATTCTGTAACGCTACAAAAACAAGAGGGTGTTGATTATCCAGTACCTGTTCTAGAGCGAGAATTAACAATGAAAGAAACAGAGCCACCAATTCAAAATAAATAG
- a CDS encoding branched-chain amino acid ABC transporter permease — translation MDVLVNLFVNGVSTGMLIFLLASGLSLIFGLMSVLNFAHGGLFAWGAFTGVWLFNMTGSYVLALIGAILMGMFLGFVLERFLIRPVYGNHVRQLLVTLGGMLVLSECIKVFWGPNPISAKLPTWLQGSLTFDGIILIKYRLFVIIVGVLIYIGLMLLLRKTKIGLMIRAGVIDKEMVQALGINIKAIFSFVFLLGAGMAALGGFLLAPYSGVIFAEMGMQYAILAFIVVIIGGLGSVQGSALASLIVGLAGAFTAYYLPDLSLAINMLMLLFFLVVKPTGLVGEKG, via the coding sequence GTGGATGTGTTAGTTAACTTATTTGTAAATGGCGTTTCGACAGGTATGCTTATTTTCTTATTAGCATCGGGACTTTCACTTATTTTTGGTTTAATGAGTGTACTCAATTTTGCTCATGGTGGATTGTTTGCCTGGGGAGCTTTTACAGGGGTTTGGTTATTCAATATGACTGGTAGCTATGTACTTGCATTAATAGGTGCGATTTTGATGGGAATGTTTCTTGGTTTCGTTTTAGAAAGATTCCTTATTCGTCCTGTTTATGGAAATCATGTTCGACAACTTCTCGTTACACTTGGTGGAATGCTTGTACTTAGTGAATGTATAAAAGTATTTTGGGGACCGAATCCAATTAGTGCTAAATTACCAACATGGTTACAAGGAAGCTTGACATTTGATGGAATTATATTAATAAAGTATCGATTGTTTGTTATTATTGTTGGGGTACTTATTTATATTGGCCTGATGTTGTTACTACGTAAAACAAAAATTGGTCTTATGATTCGTGCGGGTGTAATAGATAAGGAGATGGTTCAAGCTCTTGGTATTAACATAAAGGCGATATTTTCATTTGTCTTTTTATTAGGGGCTGGAATGGCCGCGTTAGGGGGATTTCTCCTTGCTCCATATTCAGGAGTTATTTTCGCTGAAATGGGTATGCAGTATGCAATTTTAGCTTTTATTGTTGTCATTATCGGAGGATTGGGAAGCGTGCAAGGTTCAGCGCTTGCGTCTTTAATTGTTGGATTGGCTGGAGCGTTTACGGCTTATTATTTACCTGATTTATCACTCGCAATAAATATGTTAATGTTGTTGTTTTTCTTGGTAGTCAAGCCAACGGGGCTCGTTGGTGAAAAGGGGTGA